A section of the Flavobacterium ardleyense genome encodes:
- a CDS encoding DUF4249 domain-containing protein, with protein MQKIAKLIIFFFAIILTTSCEDVIDLKLDNAAPRLVVDAAIVWTKGTDGANQTIRLTTTAPFYNNSVPAANAAIVSVTSNSQVFEFLEDGNTGNYICQNFVPELGQTYVLNIIYNGVTYIATEKLIPSPPILNVVQTEEGGFLGTDKEVRFLWQDNGAEDNYYLSSFNAQGWLTPDYSPQSDRFFNGNQMFALYSDQDLAANTTLYLRLSGISLQYYNYLVVLFGAASGGNPFQGPPATVRGNVVNPMDNNDFALGYFSLCESDVQTYIVQ; from the coding sequence ATGCAAAAAATAGCCAAACTCATCATATTTTTCTTTGCGATAATCCTCACCACTTCTTGCGAGGATGTAATCGATCTTAAATTGGACAACGCCGCGCCACGACTCGTTGTAGATGCTGCGATTGTCTGGACAAAAGGCACAGATGGCGCAAATCAGACAATTAGATTGACCACAACTGCGCCGTTTTACAACAATTCTGTTCCCGCCGCAAATGCTGCAATCGTTAGTGTGACTAGCAATAGTCAGGTTTTCGAATTTTTAGAAGATGGAAATACTGGAAATTATATCTGTCAGAATTTCGTGCCTGAACTTGGGCAAACCTACGTTTTAAACATCATTTACAACGGCGTGACGTATATCGCAACCGAAAAACTTATTCCGTCGCCACCTATTTTGAATGTCGTTCAGACCGAAGAAGGTGGTTTTTTAGGAACAGATAAGGAGGTTCGTTTTCTCTGGCAGGACAATGGCGCGGAGGACAATTATTACCTCTCGAGTTTCAATGCTCAGGGTTGGCTTACCCCCGATTATTCGCCTCAATCAGACCGATTTTTCAATGGAAATCAGATGTTTGCACTTTATTCTGACCAGGATTTAGCCGCAAATACCACATTATATCTACGCTTGAGCGGAATTTCTTTGCAATATTATAATTATTTGGTCGTGCTTTTCGGCGCGGCAAGTGGTGGAAATCCTTTTCAAGGTCCGCCCGCCACGGTCCGCGGAAACGTAGTGAATCCGATGGATAACAACGATTTTGCACTTGGATATTTCAGTTTATGCGAGAGCGATGTGCAGACCTATATCGTTCAATAG
- a CDS encoding thiamine diphosphokinase has translation MSSHHIVRTDQEPALIIANGQSCSNELLGQLLEWSPLVVVLDSAIQRVIDLNIKVDVLLGDFDRDFDPAFYEQQQFPLEIVYTPNQDKTDLEKAFDYLIDRKIPAVNVVWATGRRADHSITNMTNIVRYRNKLKIVILDDYSKIFLLQPDFKKWYTANSILSLIPVGTVTGITSNNLTYELNDDTLIMGYRTGSSNSVKEDGIVSIEHKSGDLLLMECED, from the coding sequence ATGTCTTCACATCATATTGTACGTACCGATCAAGAGCCTGCACTAATCATCGCAAATGGTCAATCATGCAGCAACGAACTTCTTGGTCAATTGCTAGAATGGTCGCCTTTGGTAGTAGTTTTGGATTCGGCAATTCAGCGCGTGATAGATCTTAATATTAAGGTAGATGTTTTGTTGGGAGATTTCGATAGAGATTTTGATCCCGCATTTTACGAGCAACAGCAATTTCCCCTCGAAATAGTATACACACCAAATCAAGATAAAACCGATCTCGAAAAAGCTTTTGATTACTTAATCGATCGCAAAATTCCCGCAGTCAACGTTGTTTGGGCCACGGGAAGACGCGCAGATCACAGCATTACAAATATGACCAATATCGTGAGATATCGCAATAAACTCAAAATTGTGATTCTCGACGATTATTCCAAAATTTTTCTACTTCAACCAGATTTCAAAAAATGGTATACCGCAAATAGTATTTTGTCGCTTATTCCCGTTGGCACCGTAACTGGCATCACTTCCAACAATCTGACTTACGAACTTAATGACGATACGCTAATTATGGGCTATCGAACCGGAAGTAGTAACTCCGTAAAAGAGGACGGAATTGTGAGTATAGAGCATAAAAGTGGGGATCTTTTGTTGATGGAGTGTGAGGATTGA
- a CDS encoding Txe/YoeB family addiction module toxin has protein sequence MSYILDFSVLALEDIAKHKKSGDKATLRKIEVLLGELQEHPTTGTGQPEKLKYNLEGLFSRRINKKHRLIYSTDENVVSVLVVSAYSHYNQK, from the coding sequence ATGAGTTATATACTAGATTTTTCTGTGCTAGCTTTAGAAGATATAGCCAAACACAAAAAGTCTGGTGATAAAGCAACTCTTAGAAAAATCGAAGTGCTACTTGGTGAATTACAGGAGCATCCAACAACAGGAACGGGTCAGCCTGAGAAATTAAAATATAATTTAGAAGGATTATTTTCTAGAAGAATAAATAAAAAACATCGGTTAATTTATTCTACAGATGAAAACGTTGTTTCGGTTTTAGTTGTAAGTGCATATTCACATTATAATCAGAAATAA
- a CDS encoding prevent-host-death protein, whose amino-acid sequence MVVISSREFRQNQKLYFEMVDNGEQIIVQRGKNKSYALTPINLEDNYFNPAMLKRIQESLDQIKNGQSKQISTKEEITELLGL is encoded by the coding sequence ATGGTGGTAATAAGCAGTAGAGAATTTAGACAGAATCAAAAACTTTATTTTGAAATGGTTGATAACGGTGAACAAATTATTGTTCAGAGAGGAAAAAATAAATCCTATGCACTCACGCCGATTAATTTAGAGGACAATTACTTTAATCCCGCAATGCTGAAAAGAATTCAAGAAAGTTTAGATCAAATTAAAAATGGGCAGAGTAAACAAATTTCTACAAAAGAAGAAATTACTGAATTACTTGGATTATGA
- a CDS encoding NAD-dependent epimerase/dehydratase family protein has protein sequence MGIKKRVLLTGASGTVGFQVLKQLSEQSDLYDVTVFDIKTKRSERKLKPFANTATLVYGDISKFEEVRKACHNQDFVIHLAAIIPPVADDFPLLSQKINVQGTENLVKALSELSPQAFFMYSSSISVYGDRVDSPLINVSDNLMPSPRDEYAKTKIEAEHIIQNSSLKWTIFRLAAIMGDHKISKLMFHMPLKTAMEIATPADTARAFVNGIDHCEELAGNIFNLGGGSSCRVSYKDFLLRSFDIFGLSSLSFPHSAFATKNFHCGFYQDGDILNSIVDFRRDTIDNYFEQVAAGVPTIQRFFTKILRPIIKRKLLSQSEPYAACKTQNQDEIDHYFKKEDLNKAC, from the coding sequence ATGGGAATTAAGAAGAGAGTACTACTTACTGGCGCTTCGGGAACTGTGGGTTTTCAAGTTTTGAAGCAATTATCAGAGCAATCAGATTTATATGATGTCACAGTTTTTGATATTAAAACCAAACGCTCAGAGCGAAAATTGAAGCCTTTTGCAAACACTGCAACTTTAGTTTACGGAGACATTTCTAAATTTGAAGAGGTTCGTAAAGCTTGCCACAATCAGGATTTTGTAATTCATCTTGCGGCAATTATTCCACCCGTGGCGGACGATTTTCCATTGCTTTCTCAAAAAATAAATGTGCAAGGAACAGAAAATTTGGTAAAAGCTCTTAGCGAACTTTCTCCACAAGCATTCTTTATGTACAGTTCGTCGATTTCGGTTTATGGTGACCGAGTTGATAGTCCTTTAATAAATGTTAGCGATAATCTAATGCCGAGTCCTCGTGATGAATACGCGAAAACTAAGATAGAAGCAGAACATATTATTCAAAACTCCTCTTTAAAGTGGACGATTTTCCGCTTGGCTGCCATTATGGGCGACCATAAAATTTCTAAATTGATGTTTCACATGCCACTTAAAACGGCTATGGAAATTGCCACTCCTGCAGATACTGCTCGAGCTTTTGTGAACGGAATTGACCATTGTGAAGAACTAGCGGGAAATATTTTTAATTTAGGTGGCGGATCGAGTTGCCGAGTTTCCTATAAAGATTTTCTGTTGCGTTCCTTCGATATTTTCGGGTTAAGCTCTCTGAGTTTTCCGCATTCTGCCTTTGCCACCAAGAATTTCCATTGTGGATTCTACCAAGATGGCGATATTTTAAATTCGATTGTTGATTTCAGAAGAGATACAATCGACAACTATTTTGAACAAGTTGCGGCTGGCGTGCCAACTATTCAGCGATTTTTCACGAAGATTCTACGTCCAATTATCAAACGAAAATTGCTTTCCCAATCTGAACCTTATGCCGCTTGCAAAACTCAAAATCAGGACGAAATAGATCATTATTTTAAGAAGGAAGATTTGAATAAGGCCTGTTAA
- the rlmF gene encoding 23S rRNA (adenine(1618)-N(6))-methyltransferase RlmF → MSEKKELHPRNLHNVDYDLELLSTATPALEQHIIEKFGKKTIDFTNPEAVKLLNMALLKQYYGVDNWNIPSDFLCAPVPGRADYIHHIADLLALNNEGEIPEGEMVSGLDIGVGANLIYPLLGNAIYGWSFVATDIDKRAIRNCVTIIEKNPHLQEVISLQLQPNPRFIFKDIIAEDDRFTFTICNPPFHASAEIAAKTAARKNENLIVSNKNKAAELNFGGQNAELYCEGGELGFITQMIYESAKYKKQVFWFTSLVSKQENVHKLSKILTKVAAVEVKVVEMAQGNKKSRFIAWTFQTSDQQRNWKF, encoded by the coding sequence ATGAGCGAAAAAAAAGAATTGCATCCTAGAAATTTGCACAATGTAGATTACGATTTAGAATTACTATCGACAGCAACTCCTGCTTTAGAACAACATATTATTGAGAAATTTGGTAAGAAGACGATTGATTTTACAAATCCTGAGGCTGTAAAACTGCTAAATATGGCACTTCTAAAACAATATTATGGAGTAGATAATTGGAATATTCCTTCCGATTTTCTTTGCGCTCCAGTTCCAGGAAGAGCCGATTATATTCACCATATTGCCGATTTACTTGCCTTAAATAATGAAGGTGAAATTCCCGAAGGTGAGATGGTTAGCGGTCTAGACATCGGTGTTGGTGCAAATCTAATTTATCCATTACTTGGAAATGCAATTTACGGATGGAGCTTTGTTGCAACGGACATCGACAAACGTGCAATACGAAATTGCGTAACGATCATCGAGAAAAATCCGCATTTACAAGAAGTTATCAGTTTGCAACTACAACCAAATCCACGTTTTATTTTTAAAGATATTATTGCAGAAGACGACCGATTTACTTTTACAATTTGCAATCCTCCATTTCACGCTTCGGCAGAAATTGCTGCTAAAACTGCAGCTCGCAAGAATGAAAATCTAATTGTTAGCAATAAAAACAAAGCGGCTGAATTGAATTTTGGTGGACAAAATGCTGAATTATATTGCGAAGGTGGCGAACTAGGCTTTATTACTCAAATGATTTACGAATCAGCGAAATATAAAAAACAGGTATTTTGGTTCACCTCGCTTGTTTCGAAACAGGAGAATGTTCATAAGCTTTCGAAAATTTTGACAAAAGTTGCCGCTGTAGAGGTAAAAGTAGTAGAAATGGCTCAAGGAAATAAAAAAAGCCGCTTTATAGCATGGACTTTTCAGACTTCTGATCAGCAGCGAAACTGGAAGTTTTAA
- the uvrB gene encoding excinuclease ABC subunit UvrB, with product MKFKVVSPYKPTGDQPQAIDKLVKGIDSGEKYQTLLGVTGSGKTFTMANVIEKVERPTLVLAHNKTLAAQLYSEFKQFFPENAVEYFVSYYDYYQPEAFMPVSGLYIEKDLSINEELEKMRLSTTSSLLSGRRDIIVIASVSCLYGIGNPVEFQKNVVSISRNQQISRTKLLHQLVQSLYSRTEADFNPGSFRIKGDTVEVFPSYGDEPFRIHFFGDEIEEIEAFDAKTSQVLEKYKDLSIYPANMFVTSPDVLQGAIWQIQQDLVKQVDYFNQMGKHLEAKRLEERTNFDLEMIRELGYCSGIENYSRYLDGRLPGTRPFCLIDYFPKDFLMVVDESHVTISQVHAMYGGDRSRKENLVEYGFRLPAAMDNRPLKFEEFEGMQNQVVYVSATPADYEMEKSEGVFVEQVIRPTGLLDPIIEVRPSLNQIDDLLEEIQLRVEKDERVLVTTLTKRMAEELAKYLTKVSVRCRYIHSEVDTLERVEIMQDLRKGIFDVLIGVNLLREGLDLPEVSLVAILDADKEGFLRSNRSLTQTVGRAARNINGKAIMYADKITESMQTTIDQTNYRREKQIAYNTKHNLQPMALKKSIDSVLARNSVSTQYFEDKAYKAAEPESKYLTKPEIDKKIKFARKEMEKSAKDLDFMQAAKWRDEIKMLQAQE from the coding sequence ATGAAATTTAAGGTAGTTTCTCCATATAAACCTACTGGCGATCAGCCACAAGCAATCGATAAATTAGTCAAAGGAATTGATTCTGGCGAAAAATATCAGACATTGCTTGGGGTTACAGGATCTGGAAAGACTTTTACAATGGCGAATGTTATTGAAAAAGTAGAAAGACCAACGCTGGTTTTGGCGCATAATAAAACACTTGCAGCACAATTATATTCAGAATTCAAACAGTTTTTCCCAGAAAATGCTGTGGAATATTTTGTGTCGTATTACGACTACTATCAGCCAGAAGCATTTATGCCAGTCAGCGGATTGTATATTGAAAAGGATCTTTCGATAAACGAGGAATTAGAAAAAATGCGTCTTAGTACAACCTCTTCCTTACTTTCGGGAAGACGTGACATTATCGTTATTGCTTCTGTTTCCTGTCTTTATGGTATTGGGAATCCAGTCGAATTTCAGAAAAACGTGGTTTCAATTTCTCGAAATCAGCAAATTTCTAGAACTAAACTTCTGCATCAACTGGTTCAAAGTTTATATTCAAGAACCGAAGCAGATTTTAATCCAGGTAGTTTCAGAATTAAAGGCGATACGGTCGAAGTTTTTCCGAGTTATGGAGACGAACCGTTCCGAATTCACTTTTTTGGAGATGAAATTGAAGAAATCGAAGCTTTTGATGCTAAAACATCTCAAGTTTTAGAAAAATATAAAGATCTAAGTATCTATCCAGCAAATATGTTTGTGACGTCTCCAGATGTTCTGCAAGGAGCAATTTGGCAGATTCAACAGGATTTGGTTAAGCAAGTGGATTATTTTAATCAAATGGGAAAACACCTTGAAGCGAAAAGACTGGAGGAGAGAACTAATTTCGACTTAGAAATGATTCGCGAGCTCGGATATTGTTCGGGAATTGAGAACTACTCACGATATCTTGACGGTCGACTTCCAGGAACACGTCCTTTCTGTTTGATAGATTATTTCCCAAAAGACTTCTTGATGGTGGTCGATGAAAGTCACGTAACCATTTCGCAAGTGCACGCAATGTACGGTGGCGATAGATCTAGAAAGGAAAATCTTGTTGAATATGGTTTTAGACTTCCTGCGGCGATGGACAATAGACCGTTGAAATTCGAGGAATTTGAAGGAATGCAAAATCAAGTGGTTTATGTTTCAGCAACTCCTGCAGATTATGAAATGGAGAAATCCGAGGGTGTTTTTGTAGAACAAGTGATTCGACCAACTGGACTTTTGGATCCAATTATTGAAGTCCGACCAAGTTTGAATCAAATAGATGATTTGCTAGAAGAAATTCAGCTTAGAGTTGAAAAAGACGAACGAGTATTAGTAACAACATTGACCAAGAGAATGGCCGAAGAACTTGCCAAATATTTGACTAAGGTAAGCGTGAGATGTCGCTATATTCACTCAGAAGTTGATACTTTGGAGCGTGTAGAAATCATGCAAGATCTTCGAAAAGGTATTTTTGATGTTCTGATTGGAGTGAATTTGCTTCGTGAAGGATTGGATTTACCCGAAGTTTCGTTAGTGGCAATTTTGGATGCAGACAAAGAAGGTTTCTTGCGTAGTAACAGATCGCTGACCCAAACTGTAGGTCGTGCAGCGAGAAATATCAACGGGAAAGCGATTATGTATGCCGACAAAATCACAGAAAGTATGCAGACCACCATTGATCAGACTAATTATAGAAGAGAAAAACAGATTGCTTATAATACCAAACACAATCTGCAACCAATGGCTTTGAAAAAATCTATTGATAGCGTATTGGCTCGAAATTCAGTTTCAACTCAATACTTTGAAGATAAGGCATACAAAGCTGCAGAGCCAGAAAGCAAGTACCTAACCAAACCTGAGATTGATAAGAAAATAAAGTTCGCACGTAAGGAAATGGAAAAGTCTGCAAAAGATTTAGATTTTATGCAAGCGGCAAAATGGCGTGACGAAATCAAGATGCTTCAAGCACAAGAATAA
- a CDS encoding DUF1456 family protein, producing MTNNDIFKKLRVALMLRDDQIIEIMELVDFRISKSELGAFFRDESHENYMECGDQALRNFLNGLVIHLRGTKENPKNPMVEINKNRADASPREQKVFPRDEAARKSDKPFEKPKSDKPFKKKPAKKSEPKIQVVEKVRFSNGKKKS from the coding sequence ATGACTAATAACGACATTTTCAAAAAACTTCGAGTAGCATTGATGCTAAGAGATGATCAGATCATTGAAATTATGGAATTGGTAGATTTCAGAATTTCAAAATCTGAGCTTGGTGCTTTCTTTAGAGATGAAAGTCACGAAAATTATATGGAATGCGGCGATCAAGCACTTAGAAATTTCCTTAACGGACTGGTAATTCATTTACGTGGTACCAAGGAAAATCCTAAGAATCCGATGGTGGAAATTAATAAAAACCGCGCTGATGCTTCACCTCGTGAGCAGAAAGTGTTTCCGAGAGATGAGGCAGCTAGAAAAAGCGACAAACCTTTCGAAAAACCTAAAAGCGACAAACCTTTCAAAAAGAAACCAGCTAAAAAGTCTGAACCTAAAATTCAGGTTGTAGAGAAAGTTCGTTTTAGCAATGGAAAGAAGAAATCGTAA